A single region of the Larus michahellis chromosome W, bLarMic1.1, whole genome shotgun sequence genome encodes:
- the LOC141735465 gene encoding LOW QUALITY PROTEIN: growth hormone receptor-like (The sequence of the model RefSeq protein was modified relative to this genomic sequence to represent the inferred CDS: substituted 1 base at 1 genomic stop codon), producing MIGYMVYTKALLYRDNALSQSSDFLQWPQISKCRSPELETFSCYWTDGNFYNLTAPGTIQLLYMKRNDEDWKECPDYITAGENSCYFNTSYTSVWIPYCVKLANKDEVFDEKCFSVDEIVLPDPPVHLNWTLLNTSQTGIHGDIQVRWDPPPTADVQKGWITLEYELQYKEVNETKWKELEPRLSTTVPLYSLKMGRDYEIRVRSRQRTSEKFGEFSEILYVSFSQTGIEFVHCAEEIEFPWFLVVIFGACGLAVTVILILLSKQTRLKILIFPPVPVPKIKGIDPDLLKKGKLNEVNSILASHDSYKIYLYNDDLWVEFIELDIEDPKEKNRVLDTDRLLSEDHLKPHSCLGAKDDDSGRASCCEPDIPETDFSASDTCDAISDIDQFKKIAEKEEAFLCLDKKDNESLPSLADTDIQKPHTNTQSKNRQLCPPFADIIDSARLSIHTQLNNQNSLTNTDFYAQVSDITPAGSVVLSPGQKSKVGRVQCEDRTEQNFTMDNAYFCEADVKKIIAVTSHEEHELHVQGXSCNEDAYFTTESLTTAGVNLGASTAETPRSEMPVPDYTSIHIIHSPQGLVLNATALPVPDKEFNMSCGYVSTDQLNKIIP from the exons atgattgggtatatggtgtataccaaagcattgc tgtaccgtgacaatgcattatcccaaagctcag ACTTTTTGCAGTGGCCACAAATCAGCAAGTGCAGATCACCTGAACTGGAGACATTTTCATGTTATTGGACTGATGGAAATTTTTATAACCTCACTGCTCCAGGAACAATACAACTATTGTACATGAAAAG GAATGATGAAGACTGGAAAGAATGCCCTGATTATATCACTGCGGGAGAAAATAGCTGTTATTTCAACACGTCCTACACCTCTGTTTGGATACCGTATTGTGTTAAGCTTGCCAATAAAGATGAAGTATTtgatgaaaaatgtttcagtgttgATGAAATAG TACTACCTGATCCCCCTGTCCACCTTAACTGGACTCTGCTAAATACTAGTCAGACTGGGATCCATGGGGATATCCAAGTAAGATGGGATCCACCACCAACAGCAGATGTTCAGAAGGGATGGATTACTCTGGAGTATGAATTGCAGTACAAAGAAGTTAATGAGACAAAATGGAAGGAG TTAGAACCCAGGCTCTCAACAACGGTTCCACTGTACTCTCTGAAGATGGGAAGAGATTATGAGATACGAGTCCGATCAAGACAACGTACCTCCGAAAAATTTGGGGAGTTCAGTGAAATCCTTTATGTATCTTTTTCTCAAACAGGCATTGAATTTGTTCATTGTGCTGAAG AAATTGAGTTTCCGTGGTTCTTAGTTGTTATCTTCGGAGCATGTGGGCTGGCTGTAACAGTGATCTTAATCCTGTTGTCCAAACAAACAAG gttaaaaatactgatttttcctCCTGTGCCAGTTCCAAAGATTAAAGGGATTGACCCAGATCTCTTGAAG aAAGGAAAGCTAAATGAAGTGAACTCCATCTTAGCCAGCCATGACAGCTACAAGATATATCTATACAATGACGACTTGTGGGTTGAGTTTATTGAGTTGGACATAGAAGACCCCAAAGAAAAGAACAGAGTCTTGGATACTGACAGGCTCCTGAGTGAAGATCATCTGAAACCACACAGTTGCTTGGGAGCGAAGGATGATGATTCTGGACGGGCCAGTTGTTGTGAACCAGACATTCCAGAGACAGACTTCAGTGCAAGCGACACATGTGATGCCATCTCTGATATTGATCAGTTCAAAAAGATAGCTGAAAAAGAAGAGGCTTTCTTGTGCCTTGATAAGAAAGATAACGAGTCACTTCCAAGTCTTGCTGACACAGACATCCAAAAGCCACATACTAATACTCAGTCCAAAAATAGACAGTTGTGCCCACCTTTTGCAGACATCATTGACTCAGCTAGACTATCAATCCATACCCAGCTAAATAACCAGAATTCATTGACAAATACTGACTTTTACGCGCAAGTGAGTGATATTACTCCAGCAGGCAGTGTCGTGCTTTCACCAGGGCAAAAATCCAAGGTGGGCAGAGTGCAGTGTGAAGACCGCACAGAACAAAACTTCACCATGGACAATGCCTACTTCTGTGAGgcagatgtgaaaaaaattattgctgtGACTTCCCATGAAGAGCATGAGTTGCATGTTCAGGGGTAAAGCTGTAATGAGGACGCTTACTTCACCACAGAGAGCCTTACCACTGCCGGAGTCAATCTTGGAGCTTCAACAGCAGAAACCCCAAGGTCAGAGATGCCTGTCCCAGACTATACGTCTATTCATATCATTCACTCTCCACAAGGCCTTGTGCTCAATGCAACTGCACTGCCTGTGCCAGACAAGGAATTCAACATGTCTTGTGGCTATGTGAGCACAGACCAGCTGAACAAAATCATACCGTAG